ACCAAGTCTTCTGTTGCGGTCTCCTCTATCCGTTCGCCTTTGAATCCAAGATCAACAGCAGCATAGGGACGTTCAGCCAGATCAATGGCTGCTCTGGCAAGTGAACATTCCATTGGGACAAAGGCGAAACCGAACCTTGCTATGTCCTCCCTCTGACCGAGAGCTTTGTTCATTGCCTGCCCAAGGACCAAGGCAGTATCTTCTATAATGTGGTGTTTGAGATCGCCGCTCGCGCTCATGGTAATATCTACCAGACTGTGAGTGGACAAGGTTGCAAGCATGTGGGAGAAGAACGGGGGTGTGACTTGGAGGTCATGCTTTCCAGTCCCGTCGAGATTGACTTCAACAGTGATATTGGTCTCGCGGGTGTTTCTTGTCAGTGTTCCTCTTCTCATGAAATAACCTCCTTGAGAGCATTGACAAAGTAATCCATGATTGCTCGAGGGCCAACAGTAACTCTGATGCAGTTTCTGTGCCCAAGAACACACCCTATGTTACGGACTTCAACCCCTTTTTGTGCAAGTGCTGTAGTGAGTTCTCTTGAAGTCTGCTTGGTTTTGAATAATACGAAATTGGTCTCGGAATCAAATGCTTTGACGGCGGAGAGATTGTTTAGGTTTGAAATTAGACGTTTACGTTCTCTTATTGTCTCTCTAATTGCCTTCGCTACCAAACGTTCCCGCTTTAGCAGCCGAATGCCAATTTCTATAGCGAGAGAACTAACTGGAAATGGATGTTGTACTGATGTCTTGATCGTGGAAATGAGATTTTTCTCTCCTAAAGCATATCCAACCCTGAGTCCTGCTAGCCCCAGGGACTTCGAGAATGTGCGGATGACTACAAGGTTCTCATAAGACTCAAGGAAGTCCACGAAACTGGTATCTGCAAAGTCCGCATATGCTTCATCAATAACAACTAAGCTACTTGTTTGTGATACTATCTTCTCAACATTGCTTTGGCTGAATGAGCGTGCAGTTGGATTGTTTGGAGAACAAAGGAATACCAAAGGACATGCAGAATCGATTTCTCCAAGCAGCTTCGTGACATCTAGTGTGAAATCGTTCTCCAGAGGGACCTCACAGTATGTCGCGTTGTTAGTCAGTACATATCTCCTGTACATGGAAAATGTCGGTGTAACGGAAACAACACTGCTTCTTGGTCCAGCTATGGATCTTACAAGAAGATCTATCAGCTGATCACCCCCGTTTCCAATTAGAATCTGCTCTGGACTGATGTCGTGCTTCTCTGCTAGCGTCTTTTCCAATCTGTATACCGATTCTGAAGAGTATGTTCTCGGATCTACACTATTTGCAGCTTCTACTATGATTTCTCTGAGTGCCTCCCGATTGAGGAATAGGTTTTCATTGGCTGAAAGCATTGTCCTATTTTGCGTTGACCGGGCACCGTTATCCTTGCTTGGTTGATAGACCGGTGTTCGGCGAGATATGTCATGCAACCTCCTACGCCACGATGAACTACCGCTTGTCATTCAATGAACCTCCCCTCTACTGCTTTTCCGTGATTTGGAAGGCCCTCGCTTTCGGAAAGAGTTTGGATATACGGTGCAACCTGTTTTAACCCTGAACGACTGGATTCCACAACCATAAACGATCTCATGAAATCGTTCACAGATAATCCTGAGAATGCATTTCCAAACCCTCCAGTTGGGAGAATATGGTTCGTTCCTAAGCAGTAGTCACTTGCAGCAACAGGTGAATAATCCCCAATGAGAACCACTCCTGCTGAGGTGATCTTCTCAGCTATCCCCATTGCATTCTTGGCCATGATTTGGACATGTTCGGGAGCATATTTGTTAGCAAACGCTATTCCCTCTTCCATACTCTGGCACACGTATATGAGGCCGTTTTGTTGTAGCGATTCAAAAATGGTCTCTGCTCTAGCTATTGAAGAAAATCTCTTTTGCAGTTGAGATTCAACTTTGTTTGCTATCTCTTTCGACGAAGTTACCAATAGAATTGAGGCATCAATATCGTGTTCTGCTTGCGAAATCAAGTCAAGGGCAATAAGCTCTGGTCTTGCTGAATTATCCGCAAGTACTAGAAGCTCACTGGGACCTGCAGGCAAATCTATCTGGACATCTTCTGAGACGATTCTTTTCGCCAATGTAACATATTTGTTACCTGGCCCCACAATCTTCTGAACTTTCTTGATGCTCTTGGTGCCATATGCTAGTGCTGCTATTGCTTGAGCCCCACCAACGCTATACACCTCACTAACCTTACATCTGTCAGCTGCTACAAGTGTTAACGGGTTAATGTTCCCCTCTTCATTGGGGGGCGTACAGATAACAACTCTCTTGACACCAGCTACCCGGGCTGGAACTGCTGCCATAACAACCGAACTCGGATATGCGGCAAGACCGCCAGGTACGTAACATCCAACATCTCTGATTGGGCGTACTTTGTTCCATGCTCTAATTCCGTCAGATTTGAAACTGAATTCCGCTCGCTGGAGATATCTTTTGCTAGTAGCGGCGAGTTTGCTTATGGCAATTTCAATGGCTGCTACTTGCTTCTTGGTTACTTGATTG
This portion of the Candidatus Thorarchaeota archaeon genome encodes:
- the hisD gene encoding histidinol dehydrogenase; its protein translation is MTDGKLNIRRVTSAPQDLLESRWPNRKTNRSKLYTHVEEIVRTIRKEGDSAVSRYTQEFDGTDLDGKFRITGQEIEDAYNQVTKKQVAAIEIAISKLAATSKRYLQRAEFSFKSDGIRAWNKVRPIRDVGCYVPGGLAAYPSSVVMAAVPARVAGVKRVVICTPPNEEGNINPLTLVAADRCKVSEVYSVGGAQAIAALAYGTKSIKKVQKIVGPGNKYVTLAKRIVSEDVQIDLPAGPSELLVLADNSARPELIALDLISQAEHDIDASILLVTSSKEIANKVESQLQKRFSSIARAETIFESLQQNGLIYVCQSMEEGIAFANKYAPEHVQIMAKNAMGIAEKITSAGVVLIGDYSPVAASDYCLGTNHILPTGGFGNAFSGLSVNDFMRSFMVVESSRSGLKQVAPYIQTLSESEGLPNHGKAVEGRFIE
- the hisC gene encoding histidinol-phosphate transaminase, yielding MTSGSSSWRRRLHDISRRTPVYQPSKDNGARSTQNRTMLSANENLFLNREALREIIVEAANSVDPRTYSSESVYRLEKTLAEKHDISPEQILIGNGGDQLIDLLVRSIAGPRSSVVSVTPTFSMYRRYVLTNNATYCEVPLENDFTLDVTKLLGEIDSACPLVFLCSPNNPTARSFSQSNVEKIVSQTSSLVVIDEAYADFADTSFVDFLESYENLVVIRTFSKSLGLAGLRVGYALGEKNLISTIKTSVQHPFPVSSLAIEIGIRLLKRERLVAKAIRETIRERKRLISNLNNLSAVKAFDSETNFVLFKTKQTSRELTTALAQKGVEVRNIGCVLGHRNCIRVTVGPRAIMDYFVNALKEVIS
- a CDS encoding imidazoleglycerol-phosphate dehydratase produces the protein MRRGTLTRNTRETNITVEVNLDGTGKHDLQVTPPFFSHMLATLSTHSLVDITMSASGDLKHHIIEDTALVLGQAMNKALGQREDIARFGFAFVPMECSLARAAIDLAERPYAAVDLGFKGERIEETATEDLVHFIRSFASCMKIDLHVNIEYGENDHHRAEAAFKAIALAIRQAIAERGAKQLPQSTKGGL